Proteins co-encoded in one Nyctibius grandis isolate bNycGra1 chromosome 14, bNycGra1.pri, whole genome shotgun sequence genomic window:
- the HVCN1 gene encoding voltage-gated hydrogen channel 1, translated as MSRYLKHFTVVGDDPVQWSNSYQKWEEEEEEVVAGENGEKQPDSEIKLEPTRSRVSFQDMMKKLFSSHRFQIVVVCLVILDALLVLGELLMDLKIIHPDKYNITPKVFHYLSLSILTIFLVEVGFKVFVYRWEFFHHKFEVLDGIVVIVSFILDVVLIFREHEFEAVGLLILLRLWRVARIINGIILSVKTRSEQQVSKLKQANLKLATKVEQLEHSCAEKEQEIERLNKILKQHGLISEQK; from the exons ATGTCGAGGTACCTGAAGCACTTCACGGTGGTGGGCGACGACCCCGTGCAGTGGAGTAACAGCTATCAGaaatgggaggaggaggaggaggaggtggtggctgGAGAGAATGGGGAGAAGCAGCCAGATTCGGAGATCAAGCTGGAGCCCACCAGGAGCCGCGTCTCCTTCCAGGACATGATGAAAAAGCTCTTCAGCTCCCACAGGTTTCAG ATCGTGGTTGTCTGCTTGGTCATCCTGGATGCCTTGTTGGTCCTCGGGGAGTTGCTTATGGACTTGAAAATCATCCATCCGGACAAATATAACATAACCCCAAAG gttttcCACTATctctccctttccattttaaccATCTTCCTGGTTGAGGTGGGGTTTAAAGTCTTTGTCTACCGCTGGGAGTTTTTCCACCACAAGTTTGAAGTGCTGGACGGGATCGTCGTCATCGTGTCGTTCATCCTTGATGTCGTCCTCATCTTCCGGGAGCACGAGTTTGAAGCTGTTGGGCTCCTGATCCTCCTACGGCTGTGGCGGGTGGCCAGGATTATCAACG GAATAATTTTATCGGTGAAGACCCGCTCCGAACAACAAGTGTCCAAGCTAAAGCAAGCGAACCTGAAACTTGCAACAAAGGTGGAACAACTGGAGCACAGCTGTGCGGAGAAg GAGCAAGAAATTGAGAGGCTTAACAAGATATTAAAACAGCACGGACTCATCAGCGAGCAAAAATAG